In one Natronosalvus amylolyticus genomic region, the following are encoded:
- a CDS encoding PaaI family thioesterase, with protein sequence MDIEAFFEEMPFADLLGVEVLEAADGHAEGRLEMRESLSWNADRLMAHGGVTFTLADTVGGAALVSEVDQPVPTIDMRIDYLSAGTGDLYAEADVVRCGGDVGVVDVDVYSEDETLIADARGVYKTG encoded by the coding sequence ATGGACATCGAAGCCTTCTTCGAGGAGATGCCGTTTGCCGACCTGCTCGGCGTCGAAGTACTCGAGGCAGCAGACGGTCACGCCGAAGGGCGACTCGAGATGCGGGAATCGCTATCGTGGAACGCCGACCGGTTGATGGCCCACGGCGGCGTCACGTTCACGCTGGCTGACACCGTCGGTGGAGCGGCCCTCGTCTCGGAGGTCGATCAACCCGTACCGACCATCGACATGCGAATCGATTACCTGTCCGCCGGAACGGGTGACCTGTATGCCGAAGCTGACGTCGTTCGCTGTGGCGGGGATGTTGGCGTCGTCGACGTCGACGTCTACAGCGAGGACGAGACACTCATCGCGGACGCTCGCGGCGTCTACAAGACCGGTTGA